One part of the Corynebacterium aurimucosum ATCC 700975 genome encodes these proteins:
- the cmtR gene encoding Cd(II)/Pb(II)-sensing metalloregulatory transcriptional regulator CmtR, protein MLTIASRLDVMNRLGRAMADPTRSRILMTLLDGPGYPAEISQSLDLTRSNVSNHLSCLRDCGIVVAEPEGRKTRYEIADPHLAAALEALVNATLAVDENAPCIDTECSVPGCGEKGTDA, encoded by the coding sequence ATGCTGACTATTGCTTCACGCCTCGACGTCATGAACCGGCTCGGCCGGGCCATGGCTGATCCGACGCGTTCCCGAATCCTGATGACCCTACTCGACGGTCCGGGCTACCCGGCCGAGATTTCGCAAAGCTTGGATCTGACGCGCTCGAACGTCTCGAACCACCTGTCCTGCCTACGCGATTGCGGCATCGTCGTCGCTGAGCCGGAGGGCCGTAAGACCCGCTACGAAATTGCCGATCCGCACCTCGCGGCGGCGCTCGAAGCGCTGGTCAACGCGACGCTGGCCGTCGACGAGAATGCCCCCTGCATCGACACTGAGTGCTCGGTGCCCGGCTGCGGCGAGAAAGGAACGGACGCATGA
- a CDS encoding heavy metal translocating P-type ATPase has translation MSSACGCEHEPATEIEELDRPWWKDPELLLPIFSGVALITGLALDWSDLETPATVLYWLGLLLGAYTFAPGAIRNLVTKRKLGIGLLMTISAVGAVILGFVGEAAALAFLYSIAEALEDKAMDRAQGGLRALLKLVPQTATVLRDGTTAEVAAKDLEAGELMLVRPGERIATDGIIRSGRSSLDTSAITGESIPEEVAPGDEVPAGAINSAGVLEVETTAAGTDNSLTTLVDLVEKAQAEKGDRARIADRIARPLVPGVMILAVLVGVIGSLLGDPETWITRALVVLVAASPCALAISVPLTVVAAIGAASQFGVVIKSGAAFERLGGIRHLAVDKTGTLTRNQPEVTGVVPADGFDRAQVLSFAAAVEQQSTHPLAAAIVAAEPEAPTALDISEEAGHGIGGTVEGRRVLVGSPRWIDAGPLKADVERMESEGQTCVLVTVDDALAGAIGVRDELRPEVPDAVQSLHDNDVEVSMLTGDNTRTARALAEIAGIDDVRAELRPEDKASIVAELSSKTPTAMIGDGINDAPALAGATVGIAMGATGSDAAIESADVAFTGHDLRLIPQALQHARRGSRIINQNIVLSLAIIIVLMPLAISGVLGLAAVVLVHEVAEVIVILNGLRAARAKR, from the coding sequence ATGAGTTCAGCATGTGGATGCGAACACGAACCCGCCACGGAGATCGAAGAGCTCGATCGGCCATGGTGGAAAGACCCCGAGCTACTGCTACCGATCTTCTCCGGTGTAGCCCTCATTACAGGACTGGCGCTGGACTGGTCCGACTTGGAGACGCCCGCAACGGTACTGTATTGGCTTGGCCTGCTGCTGGGCGCTTATACGTTCGCACCTGGAGCGATCCGGAACCTTGTCACGAAGCGCAAGCTCGGCATTGGCTTGCTTATGACGATCAGCGCGGTCGGCGCGGTGATCCTTGGTTTCGTCGGAGAGGCCGCGGCGCTGGCGTTCCTGTACTCGATCGCCGAGGCGCTTGAAGACAAGGCGATGGACCGGGCCCAAGGCGGACTGCGGGCACTGTTGAAACTGGTACCGCAAACCGCGACCGTGCTGCGCGACGGTACGACGGCCGAGGTCGCTGCGAAGGACCTTGAGGCTGGCGAGCTGATGCTCGTGCGCCCCGGGGAGCGGATCGCCACGGACGGCATCATTCGGTCCGGACGCTCCAGCCTTGACACCTCAGCGATCACCGGAGAATCCATTCCGGAGGAGGTCGCACCCGGCGACGAGGTACCCGCGGGAGCGATCAACTCCGCCGGTGTGCTGGAGGTCGAGACGACCGCAGCTGGAACGGACAACTCGCTGACCACACTCGTCGATCTCGTCGAGAAGGCGCAGGCGGAGAAGGGTGACCGCGCCCGGATCGCCGACCGGATTGCCCGACCCCTAGTGCCCGGGGTGATGATCCTGGCGGTGCTGGTCGGTGTGATTGGCTCGCTGCTGGGCGACCCCGAGACGTGGATCACCCGTGCGCTGGTGGTCCTGGTCGCAGCGTCGCCGTGCGCGCTGGCAATCTCCGTGCCGCTGACGGTCGTGGCCGCGATCGGCGCGGCCAGCCAGTTCGGAGTAGTCATCAAGTCCGGCGCGGCGTTCGAGCGACTCGGCGGCATCCGTCACCTAGCGGTAGACAAGACCGGAACCCTTACTCGCAACCAGCCCGAGGTTACCGGAGTGGTCCCGGCAGACGGATTCGATCGGGCGCAGGTGCTTTCCTTCGCGGCGGCGGTTGAGCAGCAATCGACGCACCCCCTCGCCGCGGCGATCGTGGCAGCGGAGCCCGAAGCGCCCACCGCCTTGGATATCAGCGAGGAAGCCGGTCATGGCATCGGCGGCACCGTCGAAGGCCGACGGGTGCTGGTCGGCAGCCCCCGATGGATCGACGCCGGGCCACTGAAGGCGGACGTTGAGCGTATGGAGTCCGAAGGCCAGACCTGCGTCCTAGTCACCGTCGATGACGCTCTCGCCGGGGCGATCGGGGTGCGCGACGAGTTGCGGCCCGAGGTGCCCGATGCCGTGCAATCCCTGCACGACAACGACGTGGAAGTGAGCATGCTCACCGGCGATAACACTCGCACCGCCCGGGCGCTGGCTGAAATCGCTGGAATCGACGACGTGCGCGCCGAGCTGCGACCGGAGGACAAGGCAAGCATCGTCGCCGAACTCTCCTCCAAGACGCCGACGGCGATGATCGGCGACGGCATCAACGACGCGCCGGCACTGGCGGGCGCAACGGTGGGCATTGCGATGGGAGCAACCGGCTCTGACGCCGCGATCGAGTCCGCTGACGTCGCCTTCACTGGCCACGACCTCCGGCTGATCCCGCAGGCGCTGCAGCACGCCCGCCGAGGCAGCAGGATCATCAACCAAAACATCGTGCTGTCTCTGGCCATCATCATCGTGTTGATGCCACTGGCGATCAGCGGTGTACTGGGCCTGGCCGCCGTCGTCTTGGTACACGAAGTCGCCGAAGTCATCGTGATCTTGAACGGCCTGCGGGCTGCACGAGCGAAACGCTGA
- a CDS encoding MOSC domain-containing protein encodes MKVISTNVAVRRPEPHGRHEYTGIDKQPRPFLDLEIPGPNYGDGSGVVGDSIGDHAHHGGAEKAVYAVAREELDYWEGTLNRVLRDGYFGENLTTEGISWPNMLINQRIQVGECVLEVSIPRTPCATFSGWMDEPGWLKSFTERGDCGSYLRIIEPGRITPGNEITLIGRPDHDITMGMAFAAKMGDKELARRVVDAGCLAPVHHDQLVKRLQPRG; translated from the coding sequence ATGAAGGTTATCTCCACGAACGTCGCTGTCCGCCGCCCCGAGCCGCATGGGCGGCACGAGTACACGGGCATCGATAAGCAGCCGCGCCCCTTCCTGGATCTGGAGATCCCCGGGCCCAATTATGGTGACGGCTCCGGCGTGGTGGGGGATTCCATCGGTGACCACGCCCACCACGGCGGTGCTGAGAAGGCTGTGTATGCGGTGGCCCGTGAGGAGCTCGATTACTGGGAGGGCACGCTCAACCGCGTGCTGCGTGATGGCTACTTTGGGGAGAACCTCACCACCGAAGGGATTTCCTGGCCGAATATGCTGATCAACCAGCGGATTCAGGTGGGGGAGTGCGTGCTCGAAGTGTCTATCCCGCGCACGCCCTGCGCCACCTTCTCCGGTTGGATGGACGAGCCCGGTTGGCTCAAGTCCTTCACGGAGCGCGGCGATTGCGGTTCCTACCTGCGCATCATCGAGCCTGGCCGCATCACTCCTGGCAATGAGATCACGCTTATCGGGCGCCCCGACCATGACATCACCATGGGCATGGCCTTTGCCGCCAAGATGGGGGACAAGGAGCTAGCCCGGCGCGTCGTCGACGCCGGCTGCCTCGCCCCAGTCCACCACGATCAGCTGGTTAAGCGTCTGCAGCCCCGCGGTTAG
- a CDS encoding ATP-binding protein produces the protein MNNWSENQLRELLAELELRGGDSTTVEVKTAQGGIPDSLPQTLCAFANMPSGGLIILGVNEKEGFVVTGIENPSEMEAALASQARHAITPPATVHTDSVAIDGTHVVIAEVTGLPIIDKPAIYRGEAYLRMADGDYRMSASELRMMDVAKLHAEEAVSYDTTIVEGTSLADLDSDVVQDFLVQARKKNRRLSGLTQDEDVLRALAVTTATGELTLAGLYALGFYPQGHFPSLAVTVAQRLPNGSKHGRVLGLETFEGPVPVLLNSVMGWVRQRLAAVRRYREDGSMVEVPELPLPAIREAVANALVHRDLGPNTLGAGKSIDVRLLPDKMVISSPGGLRDLTVEQLKSRDLARQEINQRLYRLCRYLKADDGSFVIEGEGGGVQLMLDAAREQGLPEPDLIDSGVQFTVKMWRPDTRGEARIWEPLRKEESGTGPERRVDAPVTLERLGVNAPRVAEALRTAAQPLSIGEIETATNLTRAQVRYALKSLVKARFVRMDGTRGSQATTYEWLANRGAADA, from the coding sequence GTGAACAATTGGTCCGAGAATCAGCTGAGAGAGCTATTGGCTGAGCTTGAGTTGCGCGGCGGTGATTCAACAACAGTCGAGGTCAAAACCGCTCAAGGGGGCATTCCGGACTCTCTACCGCAGACATTGTGCGCGTTCGCAAACATGCCGAGTGGCGGCCTTATCATTCTCGGTGTCAATGAGAAGGAAGGATTCGTTGTCACTGGCATTGAGAATCCTTCGGAGATGGAGGCTGCTCTGGCCTCGCAGGCGCGTCATGCCATCACCCCTCCAGCCACAGTGCATACCGACAGTGTGGCAATAGATGGCACGCATGTCGTGATTGCGGAGGTTACGGGTCTTCCGATTATTGATAAGCCTGCTATCTACAGGGGAGAAGCGTATCTTCGAATGGCTGATGGGGACTACCGTATGAGTGCCTCGGAGCTGCGCATGATGGACGTGGCAAAGCTGCATGCCGAAGAGGCAGTGTCCTATGACACGACGATTGTGGAAGGCACGAGCCTTGCAGACCTAGATAGCGACGTGGTGCAAGATTTCTTGGTTCAGGCGCGGAAAAAGAATCGGCGACTATCGGGACTTACTCAAGATGAGGACGTCTTACGGGCGCTAGCGGTGACGACCGCGACTGGAGAGCTGACGCTTGCTGGCCTGTATGCGCTGGGTTTCTATCCCCAAGGGCATTTTCCCTCCTTAGCAGTAACGGTGGCGCAAAGGCTACCAAATGGTTCGAAGCACGGGCGAGTGTTGGGGTTGGAGACCTTTGAGGGGCCCGTTCCGGTGCTGTTGAACTCGGTAATGGGATGGGTAAGGCAACGTTTAGCCGCCGTACGGCGATATCGAGAGGACGGATCAATGGTGGAAGTTCCTGAACTTCCCCTTCCGGCCATTCGAGAGGCCGTGGCTAATGCATTGGTGCACCGTGATCTTGGGCCAAATACGTTGGGTGCGGGTAAATCGATTGATGTCCGCCTATTACCGGACAAGATGGTTATCTCCAGTCCAGGAGGCCTACGAGATCTGACGGTTGAACAGCTCAAGTCGAGAGATCTGGCGCGCCAGGAGATTAACCAGCGGCTCTATAGACTGTGCCGATATCTCAAAGCAGACGATGGCTCTTTTGTTATTGAGGGCGAAGGCGGCGGCGTGCAGCTCATGCTGGATGCCGCGCGAGAGCAAGGACTACCGGAGCCTGACCTGATAGATTCTGGCGTGCAATTTACGGTGAAAATGTGGCGGCCGGACACTCGTGGAGAGGCCCGTATCTGGGAGCCACTACGCAAGGAGGAATCAGGCACCGGCCCGGAACGACGAGTGGATGCACCAGTGACCTTGGAACGCCTGGGTGTTAACGCCCCGCGCGTAGCGGAGGCGCTGCGTACGGCGGCACAACCGCTGTCTATCGGCGAAATAGAAACAGCCACAAACCTTACTCGAGCGCAGGTCCGATATGCGCTGAAGTCACTGGTGAAGGCACGATTCGTGCGTATGGATGGCACGCGCGGTTCACAAGCGACAACCTATGAATGGCTAGCTAACCGCGGGGCTGCAGACGCTTAA
- a CDS encoding zeta toxin family protein, whose translation MTVLKAADFPVDDTFKRRVLERRIAYLFRQPSAEPEVIYVAGQPASGKSSVIEMLTDDHVVLDSDELRKYHPALDEIMERDPLRMDVLTNGPVPYWMSSLIEDGRQHGHSLIIENTLSNPEFIAGEIAKFRSAGFRVRVVGLAVAQEVSRLGVVQRYLEAQRVSRYPRWTNEVSHTSGFKAIVPGLQAIAPLVDDLEIRTRDGRTLSGIEDIEAERATWFDSPAVRADWLARFDSCDLSGLEAEKLTHNLVADAERIRKL comes from the coding sequence GTGACAGTGCTGAAGGCCGCGGATTTTCCGGTAGATGATACTTTTAAACGCCGCGTCCTTGAGCGGCGTATTGCTTATCTTTTTCGTCAGCCATCCGCTGAGCCTGAGGTCATCTATGTAGCAGGACAACCAGCATCGGGAAAGTCCTCGGTGATTGAGATGCTCACGGATGACCACGTCGTTCTAGATTCGGATGAATTACGCAAATATCATCCCGCCCTCGACGAGATCATGGAGCGCGACCCCCTGCGCATGGATGTGCTCACCAACGGTCCGGTCCCCTATTGGATGTCCTCGCTGATCGAGGATGGCCGGCAGCACGGCCACTCCCTCATCATTGAGAACACGCTGTCCAACCCGGAATTCATCGCGGGTGAGATAGCCAAGTTTCGCTCCGCGGGTTTCCGCGTGAGGGTCGTGGGCTTGGCGGTGGCGCAGGAGGTCTCCAGGCTCGGTGTCGTCCAGCGCTACCTGGAGGCGCAGCGCGTGAGCCGCTACCCGCGCTGGACCAATGAGGTTTCCCATACGTCGGGCTTTAAGGCCATCGTCCCAGGGCTTCAAGCGATTGCCCCGCTTGTCGACGACCTCGAGATCCGCACCCGCGACGGCCGCACCTTGAGCGGTATCGAGGATATTGAGGCTGAGCGCGCAACCTGGTTCGACTCCCCCGCTGTTCGGGCCGACTGGCTGGCCCGTTTTGACAGCTGTGACTTGAGTGGCCTTGAAGCGGAAAAGCTCACGCACAACCTCGTGGCTGATGCAGAGCGTATCCGCAAACTTTAA
- a CDS encoding aldehyde dehydrogenase family protein: MTQFATYADLLNAITDENGRDILNPATGEVVGRAPENTVEDLNAAVETARAAQKDFAKLSDEERCALLTKAAAAIDANAEALVELLSREQGKPLNGPNARFEVGACSGWLNATASFEHPNYTAVDDDITATVNYRPLGVVGAIGPWNWPMMITIWQIAPALRMGNAVVVKPSEYTPLSVLGLLKVVNSVLPEGVLQVVSGAGEVGAALTTHEGVDKIMFTGSTATGKKIVEASAANLTRLTLELGGNDAGIVLDDADPKEIAGDLFWGAFINTGQTCAAMKRVYVPESLYDAVCEALIEVAKASPMGVGLEEENVLGPLQNKQQFDIVDKLVTAAKDSGARVLLGGDPDYDAPGYFYPTTLVADIDPDNALVVEEQFGPALPIIKYTGLDWAIEQANKLDVGLGSSVWSSNRERALEVAAQLEAGTTWINSHGAVDPRVPFGGIKSSGYGVEFGTEGLKGLAYPQIING; encoded by the coding sequence ATGACTCAGTTCGCTACCTACGCTGATCTACTTAACGCCATCACGGACGAGAACGGACGCGACATCCTCAACCCCGCCACCGGTGAGGTTGTTGGCCGCGCGCCAGAGAACACCGTTGAGGACCTTAACGCTGCAGTTGAGACCGCACGCGCTGCGCAGAAGGACTTTGCCAAGCTTAGCGACGAAGAACGTTGCGCGCTGCTCACCAAGGCGGCCGCCGCCATCGACGCTAATGCGGAGGCACTCGTGGAGCTTCTCTCCCGTGAGCAGGGTAAGCCGCTCAACGGGCCAAACGCCCGTTTCGAGGTCGGTGCGTGCTCCGGCTGGCTGAATGCTACCGCCTCCTTCGAGCACCCCAACTACACCGCTGTCGATGATGACATCACCGCCACCGTCAACTACCGCCCGCTCGGCGTCGTCGGTGCTATTGGTCCGTGGAACTGGCCGATGATGATCACCATCTGGCAGATTGCGCCGGCACTGCGTATGGGCAACGCGGTCGTCGTCAAGCCCTCCGAGTACACCCCGCTCTCCGTACTGGGCCTGCTCAAGGTCGTGAACTCCGTGCTGCCGGAGGGTGTTCTCCAGGTTGTCAGCGGCGCCGGCGAGGTTGGCGCGGCGCTGACCACCCACGAGGGCGTCGATAAGATCATGTTCACCGGTTCCACCGCCACCGGCAAGAAGATCGTGGAGGCTAGCGCGGCCAACCTTACCCGCCTCACGCTGGAGCTCGGCGGCAACGATGCCGGCATTGTGCTGGATGACGCCGACCCGAAGGAGATCGCCGGCGACCTCTTCTGGGGCGCGTTCATCAACACCGGCCAGACCTGCGCGGCGATGAAGCGCGTGTATGTGCCGGAGTCGCTGTACGACGCCGTCTGCGAAGCCCTCATCGAGGTAGCCAAGGCCTCCCCGATGGGCGTGGGCCTGGAGGAAGAAAACGTGCTCGGCCCGCTGCAGAATAAGCAGCAGTTCGACATCGTGGACAAGCTCGTCACCGCGGCCAAGGATTCTGGCGCCCGCGTGCTGCTGGGCGGCGACCCGGACTACGACGCGCCGGGCTACTTCTACCCCACCACCCTGGTGGCGGACATCGACCCGGATAACGCGCTGGTCGTGGAGGAGCAGTTCGGCCCTGCACTGCCGATTATCAAGTACACCGGCCTCGATTGGGCCATCGAGCAGGCCAATAAGCTGGATGTGGGCTTGGGCTCTTCCGTATGGTCTTCCAACCGCGAGCGCGCTCTGGAAGTTGCAGCTCAGCTGGAGGCTGGCACCACGTGGATTAACAGCCACGGTGCCGTGGATCCGCGTGTACCTTTCGGTGGTATCAAGTCCTCCGGCTACGGCGTGGAGTTCGGCACTGAGGGCCTCAAGGGCCTGGCCTACCCGCAGATCATCAACGGCTAA
- a CDS encoding helix-turn-helix domain-containing protein, with the protein MSASAVEQFDIASWRTASSESFGQLDVDAEDPSSFHATLRSTKVGDISLFDMCTSPHTVNRSKIATDETPFCKLSLQITGSSTMSQDGRTCELRPGDLALYVTQRPYTLHYPEEQNTLIVHFPQSFLDISPAQIQRLTANPISRSHGLGAVAVPLFEQLAENLDLLKGPHATALVRSALTMLVSVLASDVADEPSAGTLLFNQATAYIEQHLGDSDLGPSTIAQALFVSVRHLHAKFSEQGLSVGSYIRTRRLEHIRRELVDPRHSEESISHISARYGLHDPSHLSRIFKAEFHKPPSAYRAAASD; encoded by the coding sequence ATGTCTGCTTCCGCCGTTGAACAATTCGATATCGCGTCATGGCGCACCGCGTCATCCGAGTCTTTTGGCCAACTCGACGTGGACGCTGAGGACCCCTCTTCCTTTCACGCAACGCTGCGCTCAACGAAGGTGGGGGATATTTCCCTCTTCGATATGTGCACCTCCCCGCACACCGTGAATCGCTCCAAGATAGCCACTGATGAGACACCATTTTGTAAGCTCAGCCTACAAATCACCGGATCCTCAACCATGAGCCAAGACGGGCGGACCTGTGAACTGCGTCCAGGGGACCTTGCTCTGTATGTGACCCAGCGGCCCTACACCCTGCACTATCCGGAGGAGCAAAACACACTCATTGTGCATTTCCCGCAGAGCTTCCTCGATATTTCACCCGCGCAGATCCAACGCCTCACGGCGAACCCTATCTCACGCTCGCACGGCCTAGGCGCGGTGGCGGTTCCCCTCTTTGAGCAGCTGGCCGAGAACTTGGACCTATTGAAGGGCCCGCACGCCACGGCCTTGGTCCGCTCCGCGCTCACCATGCTGGTGTCAGTCCTGGCTTCGGATGTGGCCGACGAACCCTCTGCGGGTACGCTCCTGTTTAACCAGGCCACCGCCTACATCGAACAGCACTTGGGCGACTCGGACCTAGGCCCCAGCACCATCGCCCAGGCACTCTTCGTATCGGTACGCCACCTCCACGCCAAGTTCTCCGAGCAAGGCCTTTCCGTAGGCAGCTACATCAGAACGAGGCGCCTCGAGCACATCCGCCGCGAGCTCGTGGACCCGCGGCACTCCGAGGAATCAATCAGCCACATCAGCGCCCGCTATGGTCTGCACGATCCCTCGCACCTCTCACGCATCTTCAAGGCGGAGTTCCACAAGCCGCCGAGTGCGTACCGAGCGGCGGCCAGCGACTAA
- the arfB gene encoding alternative ribosome rescue aminoacyl-tRNA hydrolase ArfB, whose amino-acid sequence MNDLTIAPGPGIPGGLVIVAADLTERFAKSSGPGGQGVNTTDSKVQLSVDIATCSSLSDAQRRRVLHNHEHRLDGTVLTVTASTQRLQVRNRAEARERMAALLREALAPPPPPRRRTKPTRSSVRRRLEAKKRRSELKSTRRRPQIP is encoded by the coding sequence ATGAACGACCTGACCATCGCACCTGGCCCAGGGATCCCCGGGGGTCTGGTCATCGTCGCCGCCGACCTGACGGAGCGGTTCGCGAAGTCGTCGGGACCAGGTGGCCAAGGCGTCAATACTACGGACAGCAAAGTGCAGCTTTCCGTCGATATCGCTACGTGCTCATCGCTTTCCGACGCCCAGCGTCGCCGCGTCCTCCACAACCACGAGCACCGCCTAGACGGCACCGTCCTTACCGTTACCGCATCGACCCAGCGATTGCAGGTACGCAACCGCGCCGAGGCACGCGAACGCATGGCCGCCCTCTTGCGCGAGGCGCTCGCTCCGCCTCCTCCCCCGCGGCGCAGGACCAAGCCGACGCGGAGCTCGGTGCGACGCCGTCTCGAAGCGAAAAAGCGGCGCTCGGAACTCAAGTCCACGCGACGGCGGCCCCAAATTCCCTAG
- a CDS encoding HigA family addiction module antitoxin produces MTTTDKLPPVHPGEILMEDFLKGMGITQHKLAVSIGVPPRRINEIVHGKRAVTADTALRLAKFFEMSPQFWLGLQAQYDLDVAEDKILSEIERIQPVQAVSA; encoded by the coding sequence TTGACTACCACTGACAAGCTCCCTCCGGTTCACCCCGGTGAGATCCTCATGGAGGACTTCCTCAAAGGAATGGGGATCACCCAGCACAAGCTCGCCGTCTCCATCGGCGTTCCGCCCCGCCGGATCAACGAAATTGTTCACGGTAAGCGCGCTGTAACCGCTGACACGGCCCTTCGTCTAGCGAAGTTTTTCGAGATGAGCCCCCAGTTCTGGCTCGGGTTACAGGCTCAATATGACTTGGACGTGGCGGAAGACAAGATCCTCTCGGAAATCGAGCGGATTCAACCGGTCCAAGCTGTCTCAGCGTAG
- a CDS encoding putative glycolipid-binding domain-containing protein, which produces MTASGVQYGDGYEATWELRAAENWVTERVSVNVEGDGWGRSLELFRSEQGVWSAETNEEGAQLEDLPSPGIVQSADLKAALDCALGLCPLTNTMPIRRLTLLETQVPKTQLIMAWIDIPSLQVIASDQYYSSVDSETVRYESGTRGVDVELEVDGGGVVVHYPDLARRV; this is translated from the coding sequence TTGACCGCTTCCGGAGTGCAATACGGCGATGGATACGAGGCCACGTGGGAGCTGCGCGCCGCGGAGAACTGGGTGACTGAACGTGTGTCGGTGAACGTTGAAGGCGACGGATGGGGGCGAAGCCTCGAGCTGTTTAGGTCCGAGCAAGGCGTGTGGTCGGCGGAAACCAATGAAGAGGGCGCCCAGCTTGAAGATCTGCCCTCCCCCGGTATCGTCCAGTCAGCCGACCTGAAAGCCGCACTCGATTGCGCTCTCGGTCTGTGCCCTCTCACCAACACAATGCCTATTCGTCGCTTGACGCTGCTTGAGACTCAGGTGCCGAAAACGCAGCTGATCATGGCTTGGATTGATATACCGTCCCTCCAGGTGATCGCATCAGACCAGTACTACAGCTCCGTCGATTCTGAAACTGTCCGATATGAAAGCGGAACACGGGGAGTCGACGTCGAGTTGGAGGTCGACGGTGGCGGCGTGGTCGTACACTACCCTGATCTCGCACGGCGGGTCTGA
- a CDS encoding Fic/DOC family N-terminal domain-containing protein, which produces MEFSPELTSRAARIEREILDLNRHAASGQLESVARLLMRSEAISSSRIEGIAPNVDKVVLAELAQKEEVRGFKESAEEVARNLTVLRSIEKSFATVSDASFWYRCSGDSVLPCSG; this is translated from the coding sequence ATGGAGTTTTCCCCAGAGCTCACCAGCCGGGCAGCACGTATCGAGCGAGAGATCTTGGATCTCAACCGTCATGCTGCTTCTGGCCAGTTGGAATCTGTGGCCCGCTTACTCATGCGTTCTGAGGCGATTTCTTCCTCACGCATTGAAGGTATTGCGCCCAACGTCGACAAGGTTGTCCTCGCGGAACTCGCCCAAAAGGAGGAAGTCCGCGGCTTTAAGGAAAGCGCGGAAGAGGTTGCCCGTAATCTCACCGTTCTGCGTTCCATCGAGAAGAGCTTTGCCACCGTGTCAGATGCGAGTTTTTGGTACCGGTGTTCTGGGGACTCGGTACTGCCGTGTTCCGGGTAG